One segment of Penaeus chinensis breed Huanghai No. 1 chromosome 14, ASM1920278v2, whole genome shotgun sequence DNA contains the following:
- the LOC125032317 gene encoding uncharacterized protein LOC125032317, giving the protein MAKVTPMRSRIATRDFALFLQTDDYDSDDDVPIDEFEIAVKNISSGTSRKGSIQRHPSSESEISSLWVHREKLVETLAKYDSFRASLLTLLEQHGLNQNAVRDTITTYPNTFNLSDEIAELRPKITICDAHTSPDFCYAWESCDDLHICPRYVMGDCKDDSCSLGHCWTTDHNRKILQSFNMDRLTSKILCTLIRDTFSERKPMKSLDVCQSYNKGTCRRRQCSSLHICLNFVIRGGICGLQSCQLNHYTTEPSVCKLLESHGLPSNRCSKDIITMLLAQNQSLSSQVYSLRRVKRSSTASSISTPSPNLQRGTSSTVWSHFYKGDVPVPEICYSSVEGKCQSEAQGCSRLHAKEHFHWQVSESSGQWFNLQNSQVISLERAYCDPAQETVTIPRLDTALVTPTNPLLSLLGRDLWSADLINQNLKDSSGEKILNLRRLCTEKTEMNVQARTFLWYYFYDGNWVEYGRPNPSAEADLVYDVSSEFIEVAYNTPDCQEMPLKENNKIDFQAMVHINSFSHKWPIRRRPKSHLEEAETGTEYNRILPPHWEVMKPEDRLRIVDLPPWCTEYEQVLELLHTSLQDVKILKVERVQNPFLWRALQNKIEELSVWYGDIEKVDIRTLFHGTDVDVIKHICTENFDWRLHGSRFGQKYGHGAYFATEAARALEYCTYDPLNQRYLLVAQAVVGTIVQGDYTMHCPPQNPVTGIPYNSTVDDEFDPTIIVKYDKQEYYPQYIITLSYVRVIRNLSWRTHHITNTFWSESLVVPQDLVTAHKLDGSSRIVTIRLGVLAKTRTSQKGCRKVGTFITTTNKKGLMADIFPIQYTPEIPRINPRVLAGALAKKPHFRASLLRLLEDDGFDIPLVRRCVQTFRQVFAVDGEAIVLKPKLALCPMNNIDSTCRYGKKCRSLHICAEYLKNECDNVSCSLGHRWDTKPNNILVRRLFLDRLSISELNKLVVSLQDDYARQGTKSGLHRLPAVSNEVEDDSTQDDEEDEGIEDSSGDETVSPTVWSHYIEGEVDIPEICYDSVVAKCVREEVGCPRLHAALSFHWQTKEPDGVWYNLQSAQAEYLELNYCDPCKETCMVPKLDPTVYNESECDLLALMGLAQWEANFESMTLSLPPDEELLIRRLCVEDLTEVEQTANVNTWYYEVQEWLPYGQDEDSSSNNTVTSAEIEHAFLNDKYSRFYFTTEKHTYTLDFETMTQTNDTTGYSRRMRRRPKPHLQKEDLLE; this is encoded by the exons ATGGCAAAGGTCACCCCCATGCGGTCGAGGATTGCAACACGAGACTTTGCTCTGTTCTTGCAGACTGATGATTACG ACAGCGACGACGATGTTCCTATTGACGAGTTCGAGATTGCTGTGAAG AACATCAGCAGCGGCACGAGCAGGAAGGGAAGTATCCAACGCCATCCTTCCAGCGAGTCTGAAATCTCGAGCCTTTGGGTTCACCGTGAGAAACTGGTGGAGACGCTTGCAAAGTACGATAGTTTTCGGGCGAGCCTCCTCACTCTTCTGGAGCAGCATGGACTCAATCAGAATGCCGTGCGCGATACCATCACCACATATCCCAATACTTTTAATCTCAGTGATGAGATTGCGGAACTGAGGCCCAAAATCACCATTTGCGATGCTCATACTAGTCCTGACTTCTGCTATGCCTGGGAATCATGTGACGACCTCCACATCTGCCCTCGCTACGTAATGGGAGATTGTAAAGACGACTCTTGCTCCCTGGGGCACTGTTGGACTACTGACCATAACCGTAAGATACTGCAGAGTTTCAACATGGACAGACTGACTTCAAAAATTCTTTGTACACTGATTCGAGATACATTCAGCGAACGCAAACCTATGAAGTCACTTGATGTCTGTCAGAGTTACAATAAGGGCACATGCAGACGCAGACAATGTAGTTCCCTACACATCTGCTTGAATTTTGTAATCCGGGGTGGTATCTGTGGGCTGCAATCTTGTCAACTAAACCACTATACCACTGAACCTTCTGTATGTAAGCTCCTCGAAAGTCATGGACTCCCTTCTAACAGGTGCTCCAAAGACATCATAACAATGCTACTTGCTCAAAACCAATCCTTATCAAGTCAGGTTTACTCTCTGAGACGAGTGAAAAGATCATCCACTGCTTCCAGCATAAGCACCCCATCTCCCAACCTACAGAGAGGAACTTCGAGCACTGTGTGGTCACACTTCTACAAAGGAGATGTCCCGGTGCCAGAAATCTGCTACTCCTCTGTGGAAGGGAAGTGTCAGTCTGAAGCTCAAGGTTGCTCAAGGCTGCATGCAAAGGAACACTTCCATTGGCAGGTGAGCGAGAGCAGTGGGCAGTGGTTTAACCTACAGAACTCACAGGTAATCAGTCTTGAAAGAGCATATTGTGATCCAGCTCAGGAAACTGTGACAATTCCTCGTCTAGACACAGCCCTTGTAACACCAACaaaccccttactctctctcctggGGCGAGACTTATGGAGCGCTGACCTAATAAATCAGAATCTGAAGGACTCTTCGGGGGAAAAGATTCTCAACCTAAGGAGACTCTGTACAGAAAAGACGGAAATGAATGTTCAGGCGAGAACGTTTCTGTGGTATTATTTCTATGATGGCAATTGGGTGGAATACGGCCGTCCTAACCCATCAGCTGAAGCTGATCTCGTGTACGATGTAAGCTCTGAATTTATTGAGGTAGCATACAATACACCTGACTGTCAGGAAATGCCTctcaaggaaaataacaaaatcgACTTCCAAGCTATGGTCCACATTAACAGCTTTTCACACAAATGGCCGATACGACGGCGACCAAAAAGCCATCTGGAGGAGGCTGAGACAGGCACTGAGTATAACCGGATTTTGCCGCCTCACTGGGAGGTCATGAAACCAGAGGATCGTCTACGCATTGTAGACCTTCCGCCCTGGTGCACAGAGTATGAACAAGTATTGGAACTCCTTCACACTTCGCTCCAGGATGTAAAAATCTTGAAGGTGGAGAGAGTTCAAAATCCCTTTCTTTGGCGTGCTCTGCAAAATAAGATTGAAGAACTGTCTGTGTGGTACGGCGACATTGAGAAGGTAGATATTCGCACGCTGTTCCATGGTACAGATGTTGATGTCATAAAACACATTTGTACAGAAAACTTCGACTGGCGTCTTCATGGCTCTCGTTTCGGTCAGAAGTACGGCCATGGAGCTTACTTTGCGACCGAGGCGGCCAGAGCGCTCGAGTACTGTACGTACGATCCCCTGAACCAGCGGTACCTTCTTGTGGCCCAAGCGGTGGTTGGAACCATAGTACAGGGCGATTATACTATGCATTGCCCTCCCCAAAACCCTGTGACCGGCATACCATATAATTCCACTGTCGATGACGAGTTTGATCCAACAATTATTGTGAAATATGACAAACAGGAATACTACCCACAGTACATTATCACTCTTTCATA TGTGCGTGTGATACGGAACTTGTCTTGGCGAACACATCACATCACCAATACCTTCTGGTCTGAATCCTTGGTCGTTCCTCAAGATTTAGTAACAGCACACAAGTTAGACGGCAGCAGCAGAATCGTAACTATTCGCTTGGGCGTTTTAGCGAAGACGAGAACTTCACAGAAAGGTTGCAGGAAGGTCGG CACATTCATCACAACCACAAACAAGAAGGGACTAATGGCTGACATCTTCCCCATCCAGT ATACGCCCGAGATCCCCAGGATAAACCCAAGGGTCCTAGCGGGAGCTCTGGCCAAAAAGCCTCACTTCCGAGCTTCTCTCCTGAGGTTGCTGGAGGACGATGGATTTGACATCCCGCTTGTACGGCGCTGCGTCCAGACCTTCAGGCAGGTGTTCGCTGTCGATGGCGAGGCTATTGTGCTTAAGCCCAAACTGGCCCTTTGTCCTATGAATAACATTGACAGCACATGTAGATATGGTAAGAAATGTAGGTCTTTACATATCTGCGCTGAGTACCTTAAAAATGAGTGCGATAACGTGAGCTGCAGCTTGGGACACAGGTGGGACACGAAGCCAAACAACATTCTCGTGCGCAGACTCTTCCTCGACCGCCTTAGCATCAGCGAGCTAAATAAATTAGTGGTTTCTCTGCAAGACGACTATGCTAGACAGGGAACAAAGAGTGGTCTGCATCGACTGCCCGCCGTCAGCAATGAGGTCGAGGATGATTCTACacaagatgacgaagaagacgaaggcatCGAAGATTCTTCAGGAGACGAGACAGTGAGTCCAACAGTTTGGTCTCACTACATAGAGGGTGAAGTTGATATTCCCGAAATTTGCTATGACTCAGTGGTAGCAAAGTGCGTCCGTGAGGAAGTAGGCTGCCCAAGGCTCCATGCAGCACTGTCCTTTCACTGGCAGACAAAGGAGCCTGACGGCGTCTGGTACAACCTGCAGTCTGCCCAAGCCGAGTATCTGGAACTGAACTACTGCGACCCATGTAAGGAAACTTGCATGGTTCCCAAGCTTGATCCGACGGTCTATAACGAGTCCGAGTGCGACTTACTGGCACTGATGGGACTTGCTCAGTGGGAAGCCAATTTTGAGAGCATGACTTTAAGTCTTCCCCCGGATGAGGAGCTTTTGATCAGAAGGCTGTGCGTCGAGGATCTGACGGAAGTGGAACAGACAGCGAATGTTAATACATGGTACTATGAAGTTCAAGAGTGGCTTCCGTACGGTCAAGATGAGGACAGTTCCTCCAACAACACCGTCACCTCTGCAGAAATTGAACACGCTTTTCTGAACGATAAATACTCTCGTTTCTACTTCACCACCGAGAAGCACACCTACACCCTCGACTTCGAGACCATGACTCAGACCAATGACACAACAGGGTACTCGAGGAGGATGCGACGCCGGCCGAAGCCCCACCTGCAGAAGGAGGATCTGTTGGAATAG